From Pandoraea norimbergensis, the proteins below share one genomic window:
- a CDS encoding phage late control D family protein, with product MNDQSATTTAKVPHPVFVLTYEQKNITNDITPYVRSVTCTDYLDGQSDELSVELEDADGRWIEQWYPGKGDALSLKIGYSDEPLLPCGTFEIDEIEFGHPPATVTIRALATGVKKSVRTRAGRAYEGTTLAAIAQRIAKRNKLTLVGKIRDIRIDRVTQYQERDVEFLTRLAREFGYAFKIVSTKLVFTELADLRETNAVLTITKGDLQSIRLRDKIKEVYQAAKGKYHDPKTKRLVVYGVKGDNVAEVGQTTVSTKKRSGQSASGDTLKFSARGSKAALQTKTQAALDAANLQQTAGNITLHGNPKLVAGTTVELANCGKLSGKYLVESAHHRLERGAGYTTELEIKRVALPIKVGTGSSTGKTTSGKALKVYGTTTDGQVGVVGTSTVTKKK from the coding sequence ATGAACGATCAGTCGGCCACGACCACGGCCAAGGTGCCACACCCGGTCTTTGTGCTCACCTACGAACAGAAGAACATCACCAACGACATCACGCCGTATGTCCGTTCTGTCACGTGCACGGATTACCTGGACGGTCAGTCCGACGAGTTGTCGGTCGAACTGGAGGATGCTGACGGCCGATGGATCGAGCAGTGGTACCCAGGGAAAGGCGACGCGCTATCGCTCAAAATTGGGTACAGCGACGAGCCGCTGCTGCCCTGTGGGACGTTTGAGATCGATGAAATCGAGTTTGGTCATCCGCCGGCGACAGTAACAATTCGGGCGTTGGCCACCGGGGTAAAGAAGTCTGTCCGCACTCGTGCCGGGCGAGCATATGAAGGCACTACGCTGGCTGCGATCGCGCAACGCATCGCCAAGCGCAACAAGCTCACCCTCGTAGGGAAGATCCGGGACATCCGAATTGATCGGGTCACGCAGTATCAGGAACGGGACGTGGAATTCCTCACGCGCCTGGCACGCGAGTTCGGGTATGCCTTCAAGATCGTCAGCACCAAGCTGGTTTTCACCGAATTGGCGGACCTGCGTGAGACGAACGCTGTCCTGACCATCACCAAGGGCGACCTACAGTCCATTCGGCTGCGCGACAAGATCAAGGAGGTCTACCAGGCCGCTAAGGGCAAGTATCACGATCCGAAGACGAAGAGGCTGGTGGTCTACGGTGTGAAGGGAGATAACGTCGCGGAGGTTGGCCAGACTACGGTGAGCACGAAAAAGCGTTCCGGCCAATCTGCGAGTGGCGATACGCTGAAATTCAGCGCGCGAGGGTCCAAGGCTGCCCTCCAGACGAAGACGCAAGCTGCTCTTGACGCGGCAAACCTCCAGCAAACCGCAGGCAACATCACGCTGCATGGCAATCCAAAACTTGTCGCCGGCACGACAGTCGAGCTTGCGAACTGCGGCAAGCTCTCAGGGAAATACCTTGTCGAGTCGGCTCATCACCGGCTTGAACGAGGGGCCGGCTATACCACCGAGTTGGAGATCAAGCGCGTGGCGCTGCCAATCAAGGTTGGTACGGGAAGCAGTACAGGTAAGACGACTTCCGGCAAGGCCCTCAAGGTGTACGGGACCACGACAGACGGTCAGGTGGGCGTGGTGGGTACGAGTACCGTGACCAAGAAGAAATGA
- a CDS encoding phage tail protein, with amino-acid sequence MFALLGDVQFDLITYFDGFESEFGADFAEHPLIEGKPRLQFIGDKLDEVRIQLAFHQYYCDPEAELVKLTKALGAHQAMALVLGNGDYKGWFVLTSVQATSKHTDKSGTLVALEAGITLREFVGDKKNPLKPPAVQPNPAPANAKALPVDDAAANELKSVAATVREGVRQAVTYANQAQSALRVAVDGARLAQKLADNPLAALGRVPGLLTSVKQVAGPLEKLSPTLSGLSGQLPDVSNMLRASDNALSAVRSAQGALSSVSATTIGGRIDYLSGQLSTATSALQSAAPSMSQLAAKVIARVI; translated from the coding sequence ATGTTCGCACTCCTGGGGGATGTCCAGTTCGACCTGATCACATATTTTGACGGATTCGAATCGGAGTTCGGCGCCGATTTCGCCGAACACCCGCTGATTGAAGGCAAGCCGCGCCTGCAGTTCATTGGCGACAAGCTCGACGAGGTCCGGATCCAACTCGCCTTTCATCAGTATTACTGTGATCCGGAAGCCGAGCTCGTGAAGCTCACAAAGGCACTCGGTGCACATCAAGCCATGGCTCTGGTGCTGGGCAACGGAGATTACAAAGGATGGTTCGTACTGACCAGCGTGCAGGCGACCAGCAAGCACACGGACAAATCGGGCACGCTGGTCGCGCTCGAGGCCGGTATTACCCTGCGCGAGTTTGTCGGTGACAAAAAAAACCCACTTAAGCCCCCCGCAGTCCAGCCGAATCCTGCGCCGGCCAACGCCAAGGCGCTGCCAGTTGACGATGCGGCAGCCAACGAACTGAAAAGCGTTGCGGCCACGGTACGCGAAGGCGTGCGTCAGGCCGTAACCTACGCCAACCAGGCGCAATCCGCGCTGCGCGTTGCAGTCGATGGCGCTCGACTTGCACAGAAGTTGGCGGATAACCCGCTTGCCGCGTTGGGGCGCGTGCCCGGCCTTTTGACAAGCGTTAAGCAGGTTGCCGGTCCATTGGAGAAGCTCTCTCCCACGTTAAGTGGATTGTCCGGCCAGCTTCCCGACGTCTCCAACATGCTGCGCGCCAGCGATAACGCGCTGAGTGCAGTCCGCAGCGCACAGGGGGCTCTGAGTTCGGTCAGCGCCACAACTATTGGCGGTCGAATTGACTATCTGAGCGGGCAACTGTCGACAGCGACGAGCGCCCTCCAGTCTGCGGCACCGAGCATGAGTCAGCTGGCAGCCAAGGTCATCGCGAGGGTCATCTGA
- a CDS encoding tail protein X: MYLTHITTEGERWDQLAYRYYGDPLAYEAIVAANPHVPLTPTLSSGLRLSIPVIEQTDLSEDLPPWMR, from the coding sequence ATGTACCTGACCCACATCACCACCGAAGGCGAGCGCTGGGACCAACTTGCCTACCGCTACTACGGCGATCCACTTGCCTATGAAGCGATCGTGGCGGCCAACCCGCACGTTCCGCTGACACCGACGCTGTCGAGTGGTCTGCGGCTCTCCATCCCTGTGATTGAACAAACAGATTTGTCAGAGGATCTCCCGCCGTGGATGCGATGA
- a CDS encoding phage tail protein I, with product MADSLLLPPPLASDERFRVLGQLAARISDIDLSPLLVYLVDTVNASALPVLADQFHILGEGWQFARNDDERRLLLKRAIELHRFKGTKWAIQQVLETLALKGQIAEWFEYGGQSYHFRIDVDLSDRGIDETTYDALVALVNEYKNVRSHLEALTLYLTVRSPVPVIAAATLGGELTTIYPLQLDGVEQRGAVFIGYGQQTIEITTIYPLEN from the coding sequence ATGGCTGATTCGCTGTTGCTCCCGCCGCCGCTGGCCAGCGACGAGCGCTTCCGAGTGCTCGGACAGCTGGCGGCTCGAATCAGCGACATCGACCTGTCGCCGCTCCTGGTCTATCTCGTGGACACCGTCAACGCGTCGGCGTTGCCGGTGCTCGCGGATCAGTTTCACATCCTTGGCGAAGGTTGGCAGTTTGCCCGCAACGACGACGAGCGTCGCCTGTTGCTCAAGCGGGCGATCGAACTGCACCGGTTCAAAGGCACGAAGTGGGCCATTCAACAAGTTTTAGAAACGCTGGCCCTCAAAGGTCAGATCGCCGAGTGGTTTGAGTACGGTGGCCAGTCGTATCACTTCCGTATCGACGTGGATCTGTCCGACCGCGGAATTGACGAGACAACCTACGACGCGCTCGTCGCCTTGGTCAACGAGTACAAAAACGTGCGCAGCCACCTCGAGGCGCTCACGTTGTACCTCACCGTACGAAGTCCCGTGCCCGTGATCGCGGCCGCGACGCTCGGCGGCGAGCTGACGACCATATATCCGTTGCAGTTGGACGGCGTCGAGCAACGCGGGGCCGTATTCATTGGCTACGGCCAGCAAACCATCGAGATCACCACGATTTACCCCTTGGAGAACTGA
- a CDS encoding phage baseplate assembly protein V translates to MTETTEEFGATLKFGTVSASRPGFARVRLPDLDNMRTMWLPIAYPKTQDDQACWTYDIGEQVAVLLDARGEDGVILGAIYSSADTPPVTDPNKFAIRFKDGALLEYDRATGILTVTGVRRVEVEASAEIVLKSGTKVLLDAPDAELTGNLLVKGKLTGQGGLAVSGGAGAQIQGNMQIDGNVSATGTIMDAGGNSNHHTH, encoded by the coding sequence ATGACAGAAACCACGGAAGAATTCGGCGCCACGCTGAAGTTCGGCACAGTGAGCGCGTCCCGTCCGGGCTTCGCGCGGGTGCGCCTGCCCGATCTCGATAACATGCGCACCATGTGGTTGCCGATCGCCTATCCGAAAACGCAGGATGATCAAGCCTGCTGGACCTACGATATCGGCGAACAGGTGGCCGTGTTGCTGGACGCACGTGGCGAGGATGGCGTCATTCTCGGCGCGATCTATTCTTCAGCCGACACGCCCCCGGTTACGGACCCGAACAAGTTTGCCATCCGGTTCAAGGACGGCGCTCTGCTCGAGTACGACCGAGCCACCGGCATTTTGACGGTCACGGGCGTTCGACGCGTCGAAGTGGAAGCGAGCGCGGAAATTGTTCTCAAATCTGGAACCAAAGTCCTGCTCGATGCGCCAGACGCGGAGTTGACAGGCAACTTGCTGGTGAAGGGTAAGCTGACGGGGCAAGGTGGCCTGGCAGTGTCCGGTGGGGCTGGTGCCCAGATCCAGGGCAACATGCAGATCGACGGCAATGTCTCTGCCACGGGCACCATCATGGATGCTGGCGGAAACTCGAACCACCATACCCACTAG
- a CDS encoding GPW/gp25 family protein, whose product MTRLSEISSVHWQPALNSFDVVEAEADIDQAIRVILRTPKGSDPHRPDFGSNVHLYIDYPIDQAVPHLVREAVDAIRQWEPRCELLKVSPVIDQAQMALKVSWKLADGVKRDTEVRL is encoded by the coding sequence ATGACCCGGCTATCCGAAATTTCCTCCGTTCACTGGCAGCCTGCTCTCAATAGCTTCGACGTTGTTGAGGCTGAAGCAGACATCGACCAGGCCATCCGCGTGATCCTCCGCACGCCGAAGGGTAGCGACCCGCATCGGCCTGACTTCGGCTCGAACGTACATCTCTATATCGATTACCCCATCGATCAGGCCGTGCCGCACCTGGTACGAGAAGCCGTCGATGCGATCCGACAATGGGAGCCGCGTTGCGAATTGCTCAAGGTCTCGCCGGTGATCGATCAGGCGCAGATGGCCCTGAAAGTGAGCTGGAAGCTGGCTGACGGCGTGAAGCGTGATACGGAGGTGCGCCTGTGA
- a CDS encoding baseplate assembly protein: MSLPEPSFIERDPKTITAEIVAQYESLSGKTLYPAQVERLLIDVIAYRETLVRVGIQEAAKQSLVHYARAPMLDYLGELVGVTRLPAQSAMTPLRFALKTVLANDLLIPAGTRVEGGDGAVTFATDGDVTLVAGQLSVDTAATCEDPGAAGNGWQPGQINSLIDELGDVEITVANTAVTAGGVEEEENDHLRERIKLAPEAFSTAGSRLAYVFHAKSAHQSIVDVAVLSPTPGVVKLYPLLTTGLPDINMLALVEAKCSADRVRPLTDQVQALAPTPVDYAIEAQLVLYKDTDVASVLAQANAAAQAYMADRAAGLGRDIVPVQVDVALKVTGVYDIVRTSPAKLVLAENEWARCTGINITVSGTVDG; the protein is encoded by the coding sequence GTGAGCCTCCCCGAGCCGAGCTTCATCGAACGAGATCCGAAAACGATTACCGCCGAAATCGTCGCGCAATACGAGTCGCTCTCCGGCAAGACACTCTATCCCGCACAGGTGGAGCGACTGCTGATCGACGTTATCGCCTATCGGGAAACGCTGGTGCGCGTCGGCATTCAGGAAGCGGCAAAACAAAGCCTGGTGCATTACGCTCGAGCGCCGATGCTGGACTATCTGGGCGAACTCGTTGGCGTCACTCGCCTGCCGGCGCAATCGGCGATGACGCCGTTGCGCTTTGCTCTGAAGACGGTGCTGGCCAACGACCTACTGATCCCTGCAGGCACCCGCGTCGAAGGGGGCGACGGTGCGGTGACATTCGCGACCGACGGCGACGTGACGCTTGTGGCTGGGCAATTGTCGGTAGACACGGCGGCAACGTGTGAAGACCCAGGCGCTGCCGGCAATGGCTGGCAACCGGGGCAGATTAACAGCCTGATCGACGAGTTGGGCGACGTCGAAATCACGGTCGCCAATACCGCAGTCACCGCTGGCGGCGTCGAGGAAGAAGAAAACGACCACCTGCGGGAACGTATCAAGCTTGCTCCGGAAGCCTTCAGCACTGCCGGCAGCCGGTTGGCCTATGTATTCCACGCGAAGAGTGCGCATCAGAGCATCGTCGACGTGGCCGTGTTGTCCCCCACGCCTGGCGTGGTCAAGCTTTACCCGCTGCTTACCACTGGATTGCCAGACATCAACATGCTGGCGTTGGTCGAAGCGAAGTGTTCGGCCGACCGCGTGCGCCCGTTGACCGACCAGGTGCAGGCGCTCGCCCCAACGCCCGTCGACTACGCGATCGAGGCACAACTGGTGCTGTATAAGGACACCGATGTGGCCAGCGTGCTCGCGCAGGCGAATGCTGCAGCCCAAGCCTATATGGCAGATCGCGCGGCGGGGCTCGGCCGTGACATCGTGCCAGTGCAGGTGGATGTCGCCCTGAAGGTCACCGGTGTGTATGACATCGTGCGCACCTCTCCGGCCAAGCTCGTGCTCGCGGAGAACGAGTGGGCGCGGTGCACTGGAATCAATATCACCGTTTCGGGGACGGTCGATGGCTGA